From a single Capsicum annuum cultivar UCD-10X-F1 chromosome 12, UCD10Xv1.1, whole genome shotgun sequence genomic region:
- the LOC107853173 gene encoding probable disease resistance protein At1g58602, translating to MYDSSLFGLLQMLYETLKNEAKFLSNVGNQIADIRAEINRIHCFLQDADAKKTEYETVRNWIADIREVAYDVENILEKYMHKIAMRKDRSIWKENIALHNIGMETKDVMSRIENIKRCMNTYVDTGIRAICQGESSAEKSQWLTRSYSHLVDEDFVGLEKEMSKLVDELINEENDEFHGVFAICGMGGLGKTTQARKAYRHVDVQSHFQGFAWASISKQWQARDVLQSILTKLEPENRKQINKMRDDELVKALYNVQQRKKCLIVLDDIWSTNFWNSVQYAFPKGKGSRSKILITTRKKDVCEHIDPTCFLFEPRCLDAEESWKLLHKKAFPRVNTPDLKIDLELDRLGKEMVRECGGLPLAIIVLAGLLARRPKIDEWRRTSQHLNFHMSGESFEDDGGIHGVLALSYYDLPYQLKQCFLYLGNFPEGEKISARRLYQLWAAEEIIPLEGNQGEETAMMEIGERYLHELAQRYMVQVQLEETIGRIKSCRLHDLMRDTCLSKAKEENFLKTVSPQHLHQPMPCASSAKASSTRTVRRLSIIVDNNDVQNYFSTNDKSFQHVRSALFFPRRTGREGTAYPLPIFQGLCNNFTMLRVLHLEKFSFEEILPRAIGNLVHLRYLSLRHSHFQRLPSSVGNLKYLQTLDLRVNFFSYLTLPSTIPKLQNLRNLYLPPSHQNTYKLELSPLSNLEMLKNFDTQVSPFRDLFKLAKLQKLAAVLSLEFDEMKEIITHLMLRMGRLRETSFRIYYNFHSEKDLTLLKQLLGCDHLRKLDLIGHISKLPEHHFFSQSLTKLTLRRSGLQEDPMVILQKLPKLFTLSLRGNAYTGKVMCCSPQGFPLLKTLKLQGLPNLETWRVETGAMPNLVHLEIEDCKKLEKVPDGLRYLTKIQEITIIDMPDTFQNRLQEVQGEDFKVQFRKFFDAKKFPKIKSRMIFSGHMFSGLLQTICPSTVPQEWKKL from the exons ATGTATGATAGTTCTCTCTTTGGGCTCTTGCAGATGTTGTATGAGACACTGAAGAACGAGGCGAAATTCTTGTCAAACGTTGGCAATCAAATTGCAGACATTCGCGCTGAAATAAACCGAATACACTGCTTCTTACAAGATGCAGATGCTAAAAAAACCGAATATGAAACAGTTCGGAATTGGATAGCTGATATAAGGGAAGTtgcatatgatgtagagaatatACTTGAGAAGTACATGCATAAGATTGCGATGAGAAAGGATCGATCGATATGGAAAGAGAATATAGCTCTACATAACATAGGTATGGAAACAAAAGATGTTATGTCAAGAATTGAAAACATAAAAAGATGTATGAACACTTATGTTGATACTGGAATAAGAGCTATTTGTCAAGGAGAATCCTCCGCGGAGAAAAGTCAGTGGCTAACGAGGTCTTACTCTCATCTTGTCGATGAAGATTTTGTTGGATTAGAAAAGGAGATGAGTAAGTTGGTTGATGAGTTGatcaatgaagaaaatgatgagttTCATGGAGTTTTCGCGATATGTGGAATGGGAGGTCTAGGGAAAACAACACAAGCGCGAAAGGCATATCGTCATGTTGATGTACAAAGTCATTTTCAAGGTTTTGCTTGGGCTAGTATTTCAAAACAATGGCAAGCAAGAGATGTTTTGCAAAGCATACTCACAAAACTTGAACCAGAAAACAGAAAACAGATTAACAAGATGAGGGATGACGAGCTCGTTAAGGCACTTTACAATGTTCAACAGAGGAAAAAATGTCTTATTGTGTTGGATGATATATGGTCAACAAATTTCTGGAATAGCGTACAGTACGCTTTTCCAAAGGGGAAAGGAAGTAGAAGCAAGATTTTGATCACAACGCGCAAGAAGGACGTGTGTGAACACATAGATCCGACATGTTTCCTCTTCGAACCAAGATGTTTGGATGCTGAGGAAAGTTGGAAGTTACTTCATAAGAAAGCATTCCCCAGAGTGAATACTCCAG ATTTAAAAATCGATTTGGAATTAGACAGGCTTGGAAAGGAAATGGTCCGTGAGTGTGGAGGGTTGCCTTTAGCCATTATTGTACTTGCTGGACTTTTGGCTAGAAGACCGAAAATAGATGAGTGGAGAAGAACGAGTCAACACCTTAACTTCCACATGAGTGGTGAAAGTTTTGAAGATGACGGAGGAATTCATGGCGTCCTGGCTTTAAGTTATTATGATTTACCGTATCAGCTTAAGCAGTGTTTTCTGTACTTGGGCAACTTTCCGGAGGGTGAAAAGATTTCTGCACGAAGGTTGTATCAGCTATGGGCTGCTGAAGAAATTATACCATTGGAAGGTAACCAAGGAGAGGAGACAGCGATGATGGAGATAGGGGAGCGTTATCTGCACGAGTTAGCTCAAAGGTACATGGTTCAGGTGCAACTAGAGGAAACAATCGGAAGGATCAAATCTTGTCGACTTCATGATCTCATGAGAGATACATGTTTGTCAAAAGCAAAGGAGGAAAACTTTCTCAAGACAGTTTCTCCTCAGCATTTGCATCAACCGATGCCCTGCGCTTCTTCAGCTAAAGCATCATCAACACGCACAGTACGCAGACTATCTATCATCGTAGACAACAATGATGTTCAGAACTATTTCTCTACTAATGATAAGTCATTTCAGCATGTTAGATCAGCTTTGTTCTTTCCGAGAAGGACCGGACGCGAAGGCACAGCGTATCCCCTGCCTATATTCCAAGGTCTATGCAATAACTTCACAATGTTGAGAGTTTTGCATCTCGAGAAGTTCTCTTTCGAGGAAATTCTACCCAGAGCAATTGGTAATTTGGTGCACTTGAGATACCTGAGCTTAAGACATTCACATTTTCAAAGACTGCCATCGTCCGTAGGTAATCTTAAGTATCTACAAACACTTGATTTGAGGGTGAATTTCTTCTCGTACTTGACTTTGCCAAGTACTATACCGAAGCTGCAAAACTTGCGGAACTTATATTTGCCTCCTTCACATCAGAACACATACAAGTTGGAGCTGAGTCCTTTAAGCAACTTGGAAATGCTGAAGAACTTCGATACGCAGGTTTCTCCTTTTAGAGATCTCTTCAAGTTAGCAAAACTACAGAAACTAGCAGCCGTTCTCTCACTGGAGTTTGACGAGATGAAAGAGATCATCACCCACCTCATGCTCAGAATGGGGAGACTTAGGGAAACATCTTTCCGCATTTACTACAATTTTCATTCGGAAAAAGATCTTACCCTTCTGAAGCAACTGTTAGGTTGTGACCATCTCCGTAAGTTAGATCTAATCGGACATATCAGTAAGCTACCAGAACACCACTTCTTTTCACAAAGCCTCACCAAGTTAACCTTGAGAAGGAGTGGACTTCAAGAAGACCCTATGGTTATTCTACAGAAGTTGCCTAAACTATTTACCTTATCATTACGTGGAAACGCGTACACTGGCAAGGTAATGTGTTGTTCTCCACAAGGATTTCCCCTCCTCAAAACTCTTAAACTCCAAGGGCTGCCAAACTTAGAAACCTGGAGGGTCGAGACAGGCGCCATGCCTAATCTAGTTCATCTAGAAATCGAAGACTGCAAGAAATTGGAGAAGGTTCCCGATGGATTGAGATATCTAACTAAAATACAGGAGATAACGATTATAGACATGCCGGACACCTTCCAAAACAGGCTTCAAGAGGTTCAAGGCGAAGACTTCAAAGTTCAGTTCAGGAAATTTTTTGACGCGAAGAAGTTTCCCAAGATTAAATCCAGAATGATATTTTCAG GACATATGTTTAGCGGATTATTGCAGACGATTTGTCCATCAACAGTACCACAGGAATGGAAGAAGCTATAA